DNA from Choristoneura fumiferana chromosome 6, NRCan_CFum_1, whole genome shotgun sequence:
TTTTCTATTTATGGTGtgataaattttgaaaacaatttaCAATTAATGTCTCATTATAacagtaattttgtaaataagcaTCCGTATAGTTACgcatttaaattagtttttttaatgaggaaaataattataactgtGTAATATACCGACACTTATGACATTCTAAAATATCTCAATGGACAGCTAAattattaatgaataaaaaCTTTCGGGTTATTAACCGCTAAATGTCTCAAGTATGACCTCAAGTCAATCTGACATGTGCCACTTTCTAGTTTAGTTATAATTAAACCGCTGTAAGTTAGATTCACTATACAGCCTTGTTGTATTAAGCCGTCATTGCGTTCGTCAAGGACTGGCTAtttattgattatgaaaaggttgtACGCCCAAAGGCCCCGCTTACAGTTGTTTTCCTCTAGTACTGGAACCGGCTACTCCTGGTTAAGAAAACTGGCATATGTCAAATTGTCATTAGTGATATGCCTTTTCACCTGTCAGAAATCAACAATGGCGATGAATACAGTACAATAATATAAAGAGCTTGTAAAATTGCGCAAAAGCGTTCATAAATGTTCACGACACCGaaacagtaaataataaaacacacAAATTGTTTGAGCGATACAACGACGACTAAGATTGCAACAttgaaatacttaataaaaacatcTACGTTGTATAAAATTTGGGACATTAGTTTGTTGTTAAGCGTAGCGTAAATTTCTCCACCAGCTGCTTTAGTTTTAGTATACGCGAAGAAAGACATAAGtcaagttataattttttttacaaattgcgCAGGGAGCATGGTCATCCAATTTTGATCTCGATTACAATTTATTAGAAAGTATCAGGCAAACAAAATGCAATGTATATTGGAGTAACTTGTGTcagtttgttaaataaaaaaaatatatttgatcgACCGCTTTTTGCTTTGGCGTTTTCTTCTGGTAAGCATATGTACAGAAAATCGTAAAACGCGGCTTATTAAGGCGCTGGTAGAAACAAATACACTTTTGCTTTAGTCGAGTTAGCGCAGATCCAAGTACTGTTCTAAgagaaaaagttataaaaactgATATTTAACGAATAACATAGCCATGTGTGCTTGCTTATGTCAGTAGAAATTAtgcctgtttttattttaaacccgTTTTAAAAAGAAACTACTTTGTCAATTAACAAACTCGGTTGACTAGAACTGCACGCAATTTACTTGATATATTGGCGTATTCTAAAGTTTAAAGATTATTGCTTTCGCTGAGATAAATACGTGTAAATATAAATGTGTCCCTTATTAATACGAATGAAGTATTTACAAGTGATGCTTAAATAgcgtatatatttaaattgaattatcctataaaaaatacctaagtatAAAAGTAGTGTAGGCACAAGAAATTTCATTATCAACGTGTGCAAACTCTTTAATTTAGCTATGACGTTACAACTATTAATAGTGCATTTTGTATTGATATTTCTCTAGAAATAACATATTATGAAATGTCTACCATGGATTTATCGTAGCAAAAAATGTAAAGAGAAAACTCAAAATTAACGTTACGAAATTAGATAAACATACAAATTAACACAATGGTTTATGTTCAATATGGTGGTTTATGATGGTTTTCCAAATTTACTAAGGGTAGGTCAGTACCTACAGTGATCCGTATATCAGACGAACAGTAACATTATTAAATTCTAACAATAAATCCATGGTTAACATTTAACTGTAAGAAACTATAATTCTACAATTGAAAAGAAACGAAACGTATTTGTATTCTAAAAAGCGCATAGTTCACAATCTCTCTCTGTCAGTTCAAAGTTGTATTATTAACCGTAGAATTCAATACTACATGTAATTTGATGCTATTGATATTAATAAGATAAAAAGGGCACATTCCAACATTTTTTATTGGACTTATACccttttttaaaatcattttaatatttattttagatatgaATTAAAAATCCGATACAATAACTCTAAAAGAGATCATCATACAAATTGaatgtatattttaatatatgaATTACCATTCTACCGGACTGGTCTGGCAATGATCCAAAATGAATGTAATAAATTTCATAATCCAAACAATCATGTTTAAATTatcaataaatatgaaaaaagtatttttttattggccaGACTGCGCGAATCTAACCGTACCGCAACTTTAAAGATTTAACAAATCCAATTGAATTTGGTATGAGGtcttcaataaaatatttaactgagATTGTATAACAACTAACCGTGTATAACATAATTGACAACAGACTTGTTCTGATGTTTCAATAGAGGCACAACACTACTCTTATTTTTGGAATATATTTTTCTCAGGAGCTGGAATGTATAAGATTGGGGAACAAAAGTAAGTTCCTTAGGACAAAGTACAATGACACGAATTGTGCAGTTTATCAACGGCTTAGACAAGACCCTTGCTTTGGTTCTCCAACTAGAAGTTGGGTCAATAtcttaacaatttaatttaaagtgaCATTTTATGGTTTATAATCGCATTACGACTGCTCAATTTACGTTATTTCATTACATTCAAACGCGTGTAAATTTTGTGTACAGTAAAATATCGTCACACAAGCTAGCGGAGACTAGACATCCAGACAGATATGAATGACAACGACAAGCCACATTTATATTGGTCCTTAACTTTTTTTCCGAATGGCAgcaaaatgtgtaaataaacatTAAGTTACATTTCACTATCGGTATCGAAAATAATGCTTTACGATTTTTATTTCTCAAGACTGGTTATGAAAAGTTATATTAACATACGTACACACCAAAAACAgggaaacattttaaaaatgtttatttttaaaaacatttctATGTTGTGTTTCACTGAACCGAAGACTTCGTTTTCTAATGGGAAAAAAATCTAGTAAAAAATCTATTTCATTTATGCTCTTTTGCTGTAGGTATAGTAGTTCAAAAATAACcaacttatttaattatagtGCACTCTTGGAGAAAGAGGCTCGTAATAGGTTTTTAATTagctgtttttattttcattaacctTTTGTTAAAGTTGgagaatatttttataagcatACTACATCGCCCAAGCGTTCCGTTAAGTTTGTAAAGGACCAATTTCGTAAGAGACTTTTGTATTGGGAAAATATTAGAAAGTGATTTATAATAATCTGTTATCAGGAactgttttttcaagtttcctCTCAAATATTTTCACTTTCGAATATTTTCCCTAAATCAGctattataactatttattaaattaattgtgcTCATACACAATTTGTGAAGTAGTTAGTAATAAGGCAATGTTTTATAGACAGCACTTAGATTTAGACTTAAAACTAAGAATTAAAACACTACACATGGCAAAATGTGATAATGTGTTAAAATGGATGTTTGGTGTTATTTCATCACAACTCTAGATATATAGGGAAACTGGATTGTAACCGGAAAAAGACTTTAATTGCACTTACATTCTTTTACAGTGAGGGCTCAAAAATTACGCCACGCTTTATTAATTGAACTTTGTCacatttttttgcgaaattgaTCTTTGACACACGATTAATGCATGGCGCATTTTTTTCTGCATTATATAATTTGTACTCACTTGTGTACGGAGAAATAAACTGCTCAAATATTGGTCTATGTAAAGTTCTATTAAACCTAATACAATCTGCTCTGCTACGTCAGTTGTAAAAGCAATATTGCTACGTAAAGAAGTACAGTTGATTTTAGATTCGTTGTGTTGAAGTTGACATAGACTAATATTCATACAGTAAAGTTAGTTCTTTTTATCACACCAATCTGCCGCGAGAGATTTAAGAGGACATAGAAAATACTAAGTAGGAGAGGAAAAGTTTAAAGAAactacaataatattaaaatttgagcATGATGAAGCTAAGCTCGTGTTTTAAGCTTACATTAATATCATTGTTGACTATAACGATAGAATTACAAGACTCATATTGACGACTCGTTAGTTATAACTTGGGTTTTATTCACAGCCACAaccaaattaattattaaatcggTGGGTTTAACTAAATTACATACAACCTTAGAAATGCAGCTACAATCACAGTAAATAAACGAGAGATCAGTTTGGACTTTcgtgaattttttaaattatgtttaaaaatatgcCCTATAAATTTTGGCACTTAGATAAGATGTGAATTCTAAAAACGGGATATTGcagtttaattaataataacctGTTTAAGTTCAACACGAGGTATTTTAAGAGagtgcatttttaaatttacgaaTTGGAACAAGTACATGTGGTAAAGTAAACTTGAAGATACAGCTATTTAATATCAAGAATATAAATTACTGAGTGTAAACATTGAAGTAAACTGATCAAAGGAGTAAAGAAACACAATTAATATCGTGTAAAACTGTCAGGTATAAGAACAGTATAATAACAATCAGTCTCAAGCCAATACATGCGGATTTCTATAGACAAtcgataataattaaatatacagTACAAACATCTCTAATAGTTACAATCGTGCTTCTCAGTCGAGCGTTCTATCCGTTGCACAGGCATAAATTACAACTTGAAAACTCGTTTGCAACTACAAAAGTCCAAAAATATTTCGACTTAACACTAAAATCTACCGAGAGTTGGTCCGTCCGTTAAAATATAGAAATAGGGAAGCTGGTACACGTAGCGCCTCTACTAGGCTGTCGCAGGCGCCGAAGCTAGCGAACAATCGGGCCACAGCAACACGTCACACTTCGATAGATACAGTCCATACGCCACATCACAACCCGCTCCGGGGCACAGGGTCCACATAACTTTTAGATAAAGGTACCGAACGGCAATCACTGAACTCCCGGCCAAAATAATCGGGACTACTGAGGTGGCACTAAGAATTTCCGAGTCGCAATAAGATGGAGCCGTTCACATCCGCGACATGATCAGATATCTGCCGTCCGACAGCAACTCGCGGGTGTCGGAAGGCGAGCCCGGGCTCAAGCTCGGGGCCACCGATGGCGTCGAATACGTATCGCGGTTGAACTTGCCCAGTTTTCGCTCAGACTCCGAGGCTAGAGAGCAGTCTTCTTCAACTATCTGCTCAAGAGGAGACTCCCGCAAGGGGTCACCGTTGAGCGCCAGTGCGTTCACGAAGCCGTGCGCGCGGTCCGGCGGCGGCTCGGTGTAAGTCTCAGTGATGGTGTCCGGCAAGACTTCGGCCGCTTTGGCCCGGCGGCCGTGCTTGGTGTGCATGCCACCAGTCTCCGCGTCACGCTCAAGCCGATGCCCCGAGCGTGACCGCGTCAACTGCCGCTGCACGTAATCCTCCAACGCATCTTCCTCGCTCTTAGTCAAAAACTTGTGTAGCACTATGAGGAAGACGCCGATACCGAGCGCGAACAGACCAGAGCAGACGAGTTCGTTGAACCAGCTGACGGAGCCGACGCTGCTCCAGGAGGTGACGTCGTCCGGGAGCCAGCCGGAGCCGATGAGGAAGAGGCCGAGGACGAGGAACACGACTCCCAGATGGAGCATCCCGACGGAGGAGACGACTTCATTCTCGGAGGCGCGGGTGTTCTTGAAGCGGCGACGCTCGAGACTGCCAGTGGAGCAGTGCGGCGAGTTGATGCCGGATTCTGACGACTGGAGGGAGTAGCGGCGCTCCTTGGCGCGCTGCTGCTCGGCTCGACGCTTGCGCTCGCGGCGGATGGCGAGCGCGGAGTGGAGTCCGACGGCGTGCATCCTGCAAGCACGGGCACGGGTCAGTGAGGCCTGTGCGCGGCGGCCGGGCCCGCCACTGCCCGTGCCCGTGCTGCCGCCACGCACACACGCGACGACCATACTGGCTGGCCATACTCAGGCGAGGCTGGTTCGGACTACGCTAGTACATAGAGTTGATTGAAAGCAGGAGATCCACATTTCAACCTTTTACCTTGCCCTTTCACTACCTACGTAATTAAGGTATGGTATGGTGTAATATAATAGTGAAGCAGCAGGACAGAAGGTCTTAGTTCAATACGATAGTAAAGTTATGTCGCTGATTTACTGCTAATATATTTTGATTAAACTGTGTTATCCGAACCAGCCTGTAGCAGAGTGCAgtatataagtatttaattgCTCTAAATGCTGTCCAATTTTTAGGGGACATGAAATAGAAAATCTTTCTGAATCTTTCAAGCCATCTGATAAATGGACATTACAGCAGTGATTATAAAGTCGTCTCGTTCGGAAATTTATTACAGTCACATTATACCACTGCACTCTACTTTTTACTGTTAGTATGATCGTAGCGTTCTGCGTTACAAAAGTTAACTTCAACTTATAAACtaaaatgtcgaaaatacaTAACCTCAAAGTAAAGTGCGTTAAGTATTTTGCATGAAAAGTATTAGCTTTAACTGTCGCTCGCTTTTCAACCGCATAAGCCGAGATAATAAGAAACCGTGACCCTATCTGAAGATAATCATCGGATTCGTTAAGACTTACAACTTTAATACTTAAATCTTACTGTTCCGGGTCGTTTGGTAGGAAATTCGAGAAGCCGATGAAGGAATTCAAATTCCGCCGAATTAAGAATAAATCCAGTTGTATCATTTTACACAAGAAAAAaccctatatccaacagtgaaTGATTTCTGGTTGTAAAATGTCACAGTAGACGTCGCTAGTGTTCAAAGTTCAAAGATACTGTATATTGTACAACGTAAAGTCGACCTCGCTGCTAAACGCGACGAGCGTAAGTCTTAGccacctgtaccactaccatgagtttacagtgaccgcactcgatagcgacggcgtaaattatttgtagaggcgctgtacaattctccatgcaaataatttacgctgtcgctatcgagtacggtcactgtaaactcatggcagTGGTACTGCtgccatttattataattaagtggACGGTGTGTTTACGTACCGACAATGAAGACGTACGTTCACAGCAAAGATAGGCTATGTAAGCCGTATGAGCGCCAAATAAATAACTAAGAGTAGAAGTggtcgccatggccgaaatcggttagatcatcgtcatcatcattgtaTAATCAAGTATAATCAAATggcttataaaaattaaaatgcatttttgaaGTTACGCGGGATTTCAACTTAATCCAATCTTAATCGTTAGGTTCAAACTCGATATCATGAAAATTCTAGATAGGACCTTTTACATTGCGCGTCGGGATAATGACAACAGCTAAGCTAATAGCGACCTAGATAATTGGAAATAGAGTTTAATCTGACATTCAATTTGTGCTTGTACAGCTTTTATCCACCGATTATAATAGCTCCGGGAAGTGTATGGATACTGCCGTAAGTACCCATATCAAGTGGTCTCTTTGTTACAGGCTTGATGAGACCACTTTACTAAATTAACAAGCAATGTTTgcttttatgtttatgttaggTCTAATTTTGCAAGTGTAATTCAtcaacttgtagtgattgaattGACATAAAATTTGACTTGAAGCAGTCTACGGGTACAAtaagcacagtcaacaaaaaaagagctttaaaattattgttttaacataaacttatttaGATTTTGGAAGCTTCTTTGATGTGGATATAACAAAAGTTTTGTGTAAAGACTCGATTAactaataatttcatttttattttttacaattacaagcttttatttagtcaaacctgtcccgttgtctgtctatagtcaaatcttgcaagttaaattcgaccaagatccagtagtcggattgacttgaaatttggcatacttatgtaaattgcgtgacaatacaataatctggtagtccggccaggatcgtctccgcaagacggaacttttcaacggttaatggcgtcgacttgaaatttggtatgcaaatgtagtttgggtgactatgcaagtaaagtcaacaaaaagtacaatcagcaaaaaaagcttgtattaaaaatgaaatttgtgAAGGGTATAGTCGCCTTTCATGTCAGGTAGAAATTTCACGGGTAGAAATGGGCCCACGTCCTATTATAAAACCGTTCACGAAACGAACTGAGATGAATATATGTACCAATACTCTATTATCGACTCCATTAAACTCTTTGTCTCAATCTTGTCTCGTCGTGATTTAAACCCCTATTAAACGGCCCCAGACGGCAAACCGTCACAACTTCTCTTCCGCATAATTCCCGCACGGGGCAAAGTACGGAAATTCCGCAACTTTTCCTATTTCTCGAGGTCCAGGAAAATTAAGATTACTTCTTATAAAATGTGAGCGTCAGTTCCTTGAGTTGTTCGGTTTTTGGGAAGAATCATAAAAATTATGTATGATGCTACCTTTATTAATGCTAAGGAGTTGTCCTAGGTCTATGGAAAGTTGCCGCCCCAATACACTCCGATTTTAGGGTGCGActcttaaaaaaacagtaaagtgTGAGTCGCAATCTTGCGCCTTGGGTTTCGTACAAATATGtaagtatctatgaatatctagtgttagcagagcctgtcctaagcaaaatgtactcaGTGTGTCTAGTGCcaaaatttactatttttaaagGTCACTGATatagacattaaaaaataagatttacaaATATTTCTTATTGGAGCTACTTTCATAACAAATGTCATGTTTGTAGGACAACCTGATTAACCTTAGCTATCCTATAGGTTTTCGTTTGCGACGATTTGGATGGAAGCATCTTTTTTAATAACTGTATTTTTTGATAAGGTGCCGCCCTAAGTCTGGACTCTGGACTTACTAGGTACATAACACACATAGAGAAATTCCCTCAGTGGGAAAATGTTATGAGAGAATTTATGTTAATTTACGCTCACGCCTGCCTCGAAGACGTAGCCTCGGCCCTTGTTCACTCTGAATGGGCCCACAGATAAGATATCAAGCGTGCTTCTCTCGAGCTCCTCCAATTAACACCCGTCTCGCTCAGGCAGAGGGACGCCGACTGTTAATTaacggaaaattaaaaatgtattgtttaGCTTGTGAATAGATGAATGAAGTCCTTAGAATGAAAACATTAAAGGTTTTGGTAAGACACTTTAGCTTCTGATTCTGGCTCTAAGAGGATCGATTACGAGTTCAATATACTTTAAGAAGGAGACAACCGGATAACCAAGTTATAGAATCTGACTGTGAACCTTGAGGTCCTGGGATCGATACccagtcggggcagatatttgtatgaataatacgaatatttgttctcggtcttgtattaattatataagtatttaagtatgtattaatctATTTTAGTATGTTTTCCGTTGccaagtatccatagtacaagctttgcttagtttgggactagtcaattgtgtcaagtgtcctatgatatgtatttattatttattatttggatAGGTACCtcatggacgtaaagtgggagtgattttttttcacaactaaccctatagtgtggggtatcgttgggtaggtcttttaaaaccattgcggaatgccaaaacgatttttctatcagtgatctgtttgtgaaatattcaaattttaaaatctaaactgttcggtgattgggtggaaaaatttgaaaaattcaggatggtagtaagtacctatatcaaacttaccAGGAAAAATATAACGGCTTAAGTgtcttaagagtaaatagcagcctaaggtataaatatacctaaacttggaagattccgtacacaatatgGAATCCTTGGAAAAtgatacttgattttttcgtaatggctacagaacagACCCcttcttgggcgtgtccgacacgctcttggccggttttaaaaaaaaaaacatttgggcACGGGCCCCTTTTGCTCCTATGGTAAAGACGGTATTGGTTGTCAAGTTATTTCTATTGTACCATTGAGCTACCGGGAGATACACAAGACGGAAAATCGGACTCAAACGATCCCTAAAAAGTTTTCTTCGGAGCATCAGAATTCCAAAACACAAAGACAAATCTCGAACGTTTTTAAGTCTTTCATTAAGCCCATTTTGTACGAGTACGTTCTTGACCATAGCGGATCAGAGATCGAGTATGAAGATACGCCGAGCATCCTTGTCGCAGTCAATAGCCTTTCTTACCCGAGAGGGTTCCTCAAACGAGGAAGGGTTGGGTAGGAGCCGCGATCATGTTATGAATGTGTAATGATGTGATAGTATGTTTGGatgttttttcgaaatttgaaatttaccttgAGCTTTACTGTGAAAGGAAACACGACGAAATCTCTACAAGCTGCCCGTTGCCGAGGTTTTCATAGatttttgacaattttataatcgtatctcctacttttgcactacagatagaattataagtcgaACGGCTaccggttctccaatcttttatccatttttgtataccggattttgaaaaaaaaaatgaatacttaattttgtatgatttttttaaacattgtctgaaaaaaacacttatttcgtatctctattgacgtgaaagatctaacatatacgaaatctacatatttgggttcgtctttgacgtctctaaaaacttgtcgagggttttcatttgaagcGACGATAAAGCGACGGTAAATATccctttttttttggaaaaccCCTAAAAGAATAATTACAACCCGTGCTGAAATGTGTTCTATACCGCAGAAAAGGttgtaagtgcttgttttattaaaaagggGGTGATATTTTAAAGTCACTTCATTTGCTTGGGATCGAGAGGCCTCAAAGGACGGTGCGGGAGACTAAAAAAGGTTTGAAAAAGCTTGTCCTGcgtatacattatttttatttagcaatgtggggtcatttaagATGGTCACTGACATagacataattataatataattatactgaTATATAACGtcaaataaagattattttagtTTAGAATTTCTAGTACCGAGATTGTTCAataagggactaaaacaagctataatgacacgagatgtttaacGACCCGAGCCCGAGCAGAGCGAGCATAATTCGAATGTCAATGTGAATGAAGAATAATACCCGTTGCGGTAGTAAGGTTctagagtggcgaccacgaaccggaagatgtGTTGACAGGCcacc
Protein-coding regions in this window:
- the LOC141429293 gene encoding uncharacterized protein isoform X1; amino-acid sequence: MHAVGLHSALAIRRERKRRAEQQRAKERRYSLQSSESGINSPHCSTGSLERRRFKNTRASENEVVSSVGMLHLGVVFLVLGLFLIGSGWLPDDVTSWSSVGSVSWFNELVCSGLFALGIGVFLIVLHKFLTKSEEDALEDYVQRQLTRSRSGHRLERDAETGGMHTKHGRRAKAAEVLPDTITETYTEPPPDRAHGFVNALALNGDPLRESPLEQIVEEDCSLASESERKLGKFNRDTYSTPSVAPSLSPGSPSDTRELLSDGRYLIMSRM